From one Streptomyces chromofuscus genomic stretch:
- a CDS encoding YchJ family protein: MSRRTGGSRRPRPSAPAHPAECPCGLAETFEMCCGRFLSQSRAGWTGGTGTGGAAAPTAEALMRSRYTAFVRRDEAYLLRTWHPRTRPARLDLDPGMRWTGLEILGTTDGSAFHSTGTVTFRASFVGGALHERSRFERVDGAWVYVDGEFLD, encoded by the coding sequence ATGTCCCGACGCACCGGCGGTTCCCGCCGCCCACGCCCCTCCGCTCCGGCCCACCCTGCGGAATGCCCGTGCGGTCTTGCGGAGACATTCGAGATGTGCTGTGGCCGATTCCTCTCCCAGTCCCGGGCGGGCTGGACCGGGGGTACCGGCACGGGTGGGGCCGCCGCACCGACCGCCGAGGCGCTGATGCGCTCGCGCTACACCGCCTTCGTCCGGCGCGACGAGGCGTACCTGCTGCGGACCTGGCACCCGCGCACCCGGCCGGCACGGCTCGACCTGGACCCCGGCATGCGGTGGACGGGGCTGGAGATCCTGGGCACGACCGACGGGTCGGCGTTCCACAGCACGGGGACGGTGACGTTCCGGGCGTCCTTCGTCGGCGGCGCGCTGCACGAGCGCAGCCGGTTCGAGCGGGTCGACGGCGCGTGGGTGTACGTCGACGGCGAGTTCCTCGACTGA
- a CDS encoding FadR/GntR family transcriptional regulator — protein sequence MSTMGRGLHGRVLDTLGPEITAGEYPPGSVLRTDELAQRFDVSRSVMREAVRVLESMHLVESRRRVGVTVRAKAEWNVYDPQVIRWRLTGADRPHQLRSLTVLRSAVEPVAAGLAARNATAEQCAELTECALGMVAHSRGHQLEGYLVHDVAFHRVILNASGNEMFARLGDVVAEVLAGRTHHDVMFEDPDPAAVTLHVQVAEAVRQGDAARAEELTREITVGALQELDILAP from the coding sequence ATGAGCACGATGGGCCGGGGCCTGCACGGCCGCGTACTGGACACCCTCGGCCCCGAGATCACGGCGGGCGAGTACCCTCCGGGCAGTGTGTTGCGCACCGACGAACTGGCGCAGCGTTTCGACGTGTCGCGCTCCGTGATGCGCGAGGCGGTGCGGGTGCTGGAGTCGATGCACCTGGTCGAGTCCCGCCGCAGGGTGGGCGTCACCGTCCGCGCCAAGGCCGAGTGGAACGTCTACGACCCCCAGGTCATCCGCTGGCGGCTGACCGGCGCCGACCGGCCCCACCAGCTGCGCTCCCTCACGGTGCTGCGCTCGGCGGTCGAACCGGTCGCGGCCGGACTGGCCGCCAGGAACGCCACCGCCGAGCAGTGCGCCGAACTCACCGAGTGCGCCCTCGGCATGGTCGCCCACTCACGGGGGCACCAGCTGGAGGGCTACCTCGTCCACGACGTGGCCTTCCACCGCGTGATCCTCAACGCCTCCGGCAACGAGATGTTCGCCCGCCTCGGTGACGTCGTCGCCGAGGTGCTGGCCGGCCGCACCCATCACGACGTGATGTTCGAGGACCCCGACCCGGCCGCCGTCACCCTGCACGTCCAGGTCGCGGAGGCGGTACGGCAGGGCGACGCGGCCCGCGCCGAGGAACTGACCCGGGAGATCACGGTCGGCGCGCTGCAGGAGCTGGACATCCTCGCCCCGTAG
- a CDS encoding chaplin, whose translation MRQGTRKGLMTVAAATGVIAAASGHAHADSGASGSASNSPGVLSGNTVQAPVHVPVNFCGNTVSVVGILNPANGNACANQGGGDGSPGGHDDGYGDSGNHGGSGGGAHADGHADGSPGVGSGNHVQAPVHVPVNVCGNSVNVIGVGNAAVGGDCVNGGGAGDGHTTPPGGGGGTTPPGTPGTPGTPGTPGTPGNPGEPGRPGQPGTPGDRDVDSGSGSRDDGGTGTGDDNGSRGGDRPGAAAVTQLGDGSELARTGSGLPVGAAASLGAGALLAGAVLYRRARSSAA comes from the coding sequence ATGCGACAGGGCACCCGCAAGGGACTGATGACCGTGGCGGCGGCGACCGGCGTGATCGCCGCAGCGAGCGGCCACGCCCACGCCGACTCGGGCGCGAGCGGCTCCGCTTCGAACTCGCCGGGCGTGCTGTCCGGCAACACGGTGCAGGCCCCGGTGCACGTGCCGGTCAACTTCTGCGGCAACACCGTGAGCGTCGTCGGCATCCTGAACCCGGCGAACGGCAACGCGTGCGCCAACCAGGGCGGGGGCGACGGCTCGCCGGGCGGCCACGACGACGGGTACGGCGACTCGGGCAACCACGGCGGCTCCGGCGGCGGGGCGCACGCGGACGGGCACGCCGACGGCTCGCCCGGCGTCGGCTCCGGCAACCACGTCCAGGCGCCGGTCCACGTGCCGGTCAACGTCTGCGGCAACAGCGTCAACGTCATCGGCGTCGGCAACGCGGCCGTCGGCGGCGACTGCGTGAACGGCGGTGGCGCCGGCGACGGTCACACCACGCCGCCGGGGGGAGGCGGCGGTACGACCCCGCCGGGGACGCCGGGGACGCCGGGGACGCCGGGGACGCCGGGGACGCCGGGCAACCCGGGTGAGCCGGGCCGGCCCGGGCAGCCGGGGACGCCGGGCGACCGCGACGTCGACTCCGGCTCCGGCTCCCGGGACGACGGCGGCACCGGCACCGGGGACGACAACGGCTCCCGCGGCGGCGACCGCCCCGGCGCCGCGGCCGTCACCCAGCTCGGCGACGGCTCCGAGCTCGCCCGGACCGGCAGCGGCCTGCCAGTGGGCGCGGCCGCGTCGCTGGGCGCGGGGGCGCTGCTGGCGGGCGCCGTGCTCTACCGCAGGGCGCGCTCCTCGGCGGCGTAG
- a CDS encoding Pls/PosA family non-ribosomal peptide synthetase, whose protein sequence is MAAIDESSALGLLDEEIRERFGDRARFSGGPAASPRTLVDVFEASVRAHPDELALDDGAVRLTYRALAVEVERLRGRLAAAGVGLGDRVGVRVPSGTNDLYVAILAVLAAGAAYVPVDAEDPDERAELVFGEAGVRAVVGAGHRLTVNGRSDVAAARPGAEHDAWIIFTSGSTGKPKGVAVSHRSAAAFVDAEAALFLTEEPIGPGDRVMAGLSVAFDASCEEMWLAWRYGACLVPVPRARVRSGADLGPWLVEQEITVVSTVPTLAALWEPETLNDVRLLIFGGEACPPELAQRLVTEGREVWNTYGPTEATVVACASLMSGAEPVRIGLPLRGWELAVVDEAGEPVAMGGSGQLVIGGVGLARYLDAEKDAEKYAPLESLGWQRAYRSGDLVRAEPEGLVFLGRADEQIKLGGRRIELGEVDAALQALPGVAGAAAAVRTARSGNQLLVGYVVTQDGWDARAAVERLRAELPAALVPLLAPVAELPTRTSGKVDRNALPWPLEGVATGGEAERLYGTEAWLAEQWTEVLGIPVTAASDDFFTIGGGSLAAAQLTTRLRTRYPSAAVLDIYQQPTLRKLARRLEESAQDDAARRTIAPVPRRAQVIQLLALVPLFALTGLRWTVVLAACGNVLSGYGRLPTAPWWVVGAGAVLLFTPPGRLAVAAGGARLLLRGVRAGRYPRGGGVHLRLWAAERLAEASGATSLTGVWLLRYARALGARVGQDVDLHSLPPVTGMLRLGRGAAVESEVDLSGYWLDGDRLEVGPVRVGAHAVVGTRSVLFPGARVGKRAEVAPGSAVAGQIPTGQRWAGAPAVKLGRAKRNWPRERPERGVLWRVMYGASGLALSALPVLGAGAALGVTGLFVAPGDGLARALAGGALALVPATLAFGSAYALLILLGVRLLSLGLREGTYPTHSRAGWQAWTVTQLMDRARETLFPLYAGLVTPVWLRLLGMRIGRGAEVSTVLALPGLTTVGEGAFLADDTLTAPYELGGGWMRIGRAQIGRRAFLGNSGMTAPGRSVPDGGLVGVLSAAPKKAKKGSSYLGLPPVRLPRSAAGGDQSRTYDPPARLLWARGLVELCRIVPVFCSAGLALLTVAALCALGGWAWLLGGAVLFAAGVLAGAVSVVAKWVLVGRHRSGEHPLWSGFVWRNELADTFVEVLGVPWLAGAVPGTPVMTAWLRGLGARIGRGTWVESYWLPEADLVTLQDAVTVNRGCVLQTHLFHDRILRTDTVVLREGATLGPGGIVLPGSTVGARTTLGPASLVMAAESVPDDTRWLGNPIEAWRR, encoded by the coding sequence ATGGCAGCCATAGACGAGAGCAGTGCTCTCGGCCTGCTCGACGAAGAGATCCGTGAGCGGTTCGGTGACAGGGCGCGTTTCTCCGGCGGGCCGGCCGCCTCCCCGCGGACGCTGGTGGACGTCTTCGAGGCGTCCGTGCGGGCACATCCGGACGAACTCGCGCTGGACGACGGGGCGGTCCGGCTCACCTACCGGGCGCTCGCCGTGGAGGTGGAGCGGCTGCGGGGGCGGCTCGCCGCGGCCGGGGTGGGGCTCGGGGACCGGGTGGGGGTCCGGGTGCCGTCGGGGACGAATGACCTGTACGTCGCGATCCTCGCCGTGCTCGCGGCCGGGGCCGCCTATGTGCCCGTGGATGCCGAGGACCCCGACGAGCGGGCCGAGTTGGTGTTCGGGGAGGCGGGGGTACGGGCCGTCGTCGGGGCCGGGCACCGGCTGACCGTGAACGGCCGGTCGGACGTCGCGGCCGCGCGGCCCGGCGCGGAGCACGACGCCTGGATCATCTTCACGTCCGGGTCCACCGGGAAGCCCAAGGGCGTGGCCGTCAGTCATCGCAGCGCGGCCGCCTTCGTGGACGCCGAGGCCGCGCTGTTCCTGACCGAGGAGCCGATCGGGCCCGGGGACCGGGTCATGGCGGGGCTGTCGGTCGCGTTCGACGCGTCCTGCGAGGAGATGTGGCTGGCCTGGCGGTACGGGGCCTGCCTGGTGCCGGTGCCGCGGGCGCGGGTGCGCAGCGGGGCCGACCTCGGGCCGTGGCTGGTCGAGCAGGAGATCACGGTCGTGTCGACCGTGCCGACGCTGGCCGCGCTGTGGGAGCCGGAGACCCTCAACGACGTACGGCTGCTGATCTTCGGCGGTGAGGCCTGCCCGCCCGAGCTGGCGCAGCGGCTGGTCACCGAGGGGCGGGAGGTCTGGAACACGTACGGGCCGACCGAGGCGACCGTCGTGGCGTGCGCGTCGCTGATGAGCGGTGCGGAGCCGGTGCGGATCGGGCTGCCGCTGCGGGGCTGGGAGCTGGCCGTCGTGGACGAGGCCGGGGAGCCCGTCGCGATGGGCGGCAGCGGGCAGTTGGTGATCGGGGGCGTGGGGCTCGCCCGCTACCTCGACGCCGAGAAGGACGCGGAGAAGTACGCGCCGCTCGAGTCGCTGGGGTGGCAACGGGCGTACCGCAGCGGTGATCTGGTGCGCGCCGAGCCGGAAGGGCTGGTCTTCCTCGGGCGGGCCGACGAGCAGATCAAGCTCGGCGGGCGGCGGATCGAGCTGGGCGAGGTGGACGCCGCGTTGCAGGCGCTGCCCGGTGTCGCGGGCGCCGCCGCGGCCGTGCGGACCGCGCGCAGCGGCAACCAGCTGCTCGTCGGGTACGTCGTCACCCAGGACGGGTGGGACGCCAGGGCGGCGGTGGAACGGCTGCGCGCCGAACTGCCCGCGGCGCTGGTGCCGCTGCTCGCGCCGGTCGCCGAGCTGCCGACCCGGACGTCCGGCAAGGTCGACCGGAACGCGCTGCCCTGGCCCCTGGAGGGGGTCGCGACCGGCGGCGAGGCCGAGCGGCTGTACGGCACCGAGGCCTGGCTCGCCGAGCAGTGGACCGAGGTGCTCGGCATTCCGGTCACCGCGGCCTCCGACGACTTCTTCACGATCGGCGGGGGCAGCCTCGCCGCCGCTCAGCTGACCACGCGGCTGCGGACCCGCTATCCGAGTGCGGCCGTGCTGGACATCTACCAGCAGCCCACCCTGCGGAAGCTGGCGCGGCGGCTGGAGGAGTCGGCGCAGGACGACGCGGCGCGGCGGACGATCGCCCCGGTGCCGAGGCGCGCCCAGGTCATCCAGCTGCTCGCCCTCGTGCCGCTGTTCGCGTTGACCGGGCTGCGCTGGACGGTCGTCCTGGCCGCCTGCGGGAACGTGCTGAGCGGGTACGGCCGGCTGCCGACGGCGCCCTGGTGGGTCGTCGGCGCCGGGGCGGTGCTGTTGTTCACTCCGCCGGGGCGGCTCGCCGTCGCCGCCGGCGGGGCGCGGCTGTTGCTGCGTGGTGTGCGGGCGGGGCGGTATCCGCGCGGTGGCGGCGTGCACCTGCGGCTGTGGGCGGCGGAGCGGCTGGCCGAGGCGAGCGGCGCGACCTCGCTGACCGGGGTGTGGCTGCTGCGGTACGCGCGGGCGCTGGGCGCCAGGGTCGGGCAGGACGTCGATCTGCACTCGCTGCCGCCGGTCACCGGCATGCTCAGGCTGGGGCGGGGCGCGGCCGTGGAGTCCGAGGTGGACCTGTCCGGGTACTGGCTGGACGGGGACCGGCTGGAGGTCGGGCCGGTGAGGGTCGGCGCGCATGCCGTCGTCGGTACACGCAGCGTGCTCTTCCCGGGGGCGCGGGTCGGCAAGCGGGCCGAGGTGGCGCCCGGGTCGGCGGTCGCCGGGCAGATTCCCACCGGGCAGCGGTGGGCCGGCGCGCCCGCGGTCAAGCTCGGCAGGGCCAAGCGGAACTGGCCGAGGGAACGGCCGGAGCGGGGTGTGCTCTGGCGGGTGATGTACGGGGCCTCCGGGCTCGCGCTGTCGGCGCTGCCGGTGCTGGGTGCCGGGGCCGCGCTGGGAGTGACGGGCCTGTTCGTCGCCCCGGGTGACGGGCTCGCGCGGGCCCTCGCCGGTGGCGCGCTGGCGCTGGTGCCGGCGACGCTCGCCTTCGGGTCGGCGTACGCGCTGCTGATCCTTCTCGGAGTGCGGCTGCTGAGCCTGGGGCTGCGGGAGGGGACGTATCCCACGCACAGCAGGGCAGGGTGGCAGGCGTGGACCGTGACCCAGCTGATGGACCGGGCCCGGGAGACGCTGTTCCCGCTGTACGCCGGGCTGGTCACGCCCGTGTGGCTGCGGCTGCTCGGGATGCGGATCGGGCGGGGGGCGGAGGTGTCGACGGTGCTCGCGCTGCCCGGCCTGACCACGGTCGGTGAGGGGGCGTTCCTCGCCGACGACACGCTGACCGCGCCGTACGAACTCGGCGGCGGGTGGATGCGGATCGGGCGCGCGCAGATCGGGCGGCGGGCGTTCCTCGGGAACTCGGGGATGACCGCGCCGGGGCGCAGCGTGCCGGACGGCGGGCTGGTCGGGGTGCTGTCGGCCGCGCCGAAGAAGGCGAAGAAGGGCAGCTCCTATCTGGGGCTGCCGCCGGTGAGGCTGCCGCGCAGCGCCGCCGGCGGCGATCAGAGCCGGACGTACGACCCGCCGGCCCGGTTGCTGTGGGCGCGCGGGCTGGTGGAGCTGTGCCGGATCGTGCCGGTGTTCTGCTCGGCGGGGCTGGCCCTGCTGACGGTGGCCGCGCTGTGTGCGCTGGGCGGCTGGGCCTGGCTGCTGGGCGGTGCCGTGCTGTTCGCGGCGGGTGTGCTCGCGGGCGCCGTGTCCGTGGTGGCCAAGTGGGTGCTCGTGGGGCGGCACCGCAGCGGGGAGCACCCGCTGTGGAGCGGGTTCGTGTGGCGCAACGAGCTGGCGGACACCTTCGTCGAGGTGCTCGGCGTGCCGTGGCTGGCGGGTGCCGTGCCGGGTACGCCGGTGATGACCGCGTGGCTGCGCGGGCTCGGGGCGCGGATCGGCCGGGGCACCTGGGTGGAGAGCTACTGGCTGCCGGAGGCGGATCTGGTGACGCTCCAGGACGCGGTGACCGTGAACCGGGGCTGTGTGCTGCAGACGCACCTCTTCCACGACCGGATCTTGCGGACGGATACTGTGGTTCTCCGTGAGGGCGCGACGCTGGGTCCTGGCGGAATCGTCCTGCCCGGCAGCACCGTGGGCGCCCGCACCACGCTCGGTCCGGCGTCGCTCGTGATGGCGGCGGAGTCCGTCCCCGACGACACCCGGTGGCTGGGCAACCCGATCGAGGCATGGCGCCGGTAG
- a CDS encoding TetR/AcrR family transcriptional regulator, producing the protein MNASDESAGRTSAPRRKDARRNKEALLDAAAAVFVTSGVDAPVRDIAAEAGVGLGTIYRHFPTRADLIIAVYRHQVDACAEAGPALLANGATPHAALAQWIDLFVDFLVTKHGLAAVLQSENAGFDALHAYFIDRLVPVCTQLLEAAAEAGEIRSDLTAYELMRGVGNLCVGADSDARYDARRLVELLVAGLRRPH; encoded by the coding sequence GTGAACGCCAGTGACGAGAGCGCGGGGCGCACGAGCGCGCCCAGGCGCAAGGACGCCCGGCGCAACAAGGAGGCCCTGCTCGACGCGGCCGCCGCGGTCTTCGTCACGTCAGGGGTGGACGCGCCGGTCCGTGACATCGCGGCCGAGGCGGGCGTCGGGCTGGGCACGATCTACCGGCACTTCCCGACGCGGGCGGACCTGATCATCGCCGTCTACCGACACCAGGTCGACGCCTGCGCCGAGGCCGGACCGGCCCTGCTGGCGAACGGCGCGACCCCGCATGCCGCGCTGGCGCAATGGATCGATCTCTTCGTCGACTTCCTGGTCACCAAACACGGCCTCGCCGCCGTGCTCCAGTCCGAGAACGCGGGCTTCGACGCGCTGCACGCCTACTTCATCGACCGCCTCGTGCCCGTGTGCACCCAACTGCTCGAAGCGGCGGCCGAGGCCGGCGAGATCCGCTCCGACCTCACGGCCTACGAGCTCATGCGCGGCGTCGGGAACCTCTGCGTCGGCGCGGACAGCGACGCCCGCTACGACGCACGCCGCCTGGTCGAACTCCTCGTCGCAGGACTACGCCGGCCGCACTGA
- a CDS encoding aldo/keto reductase gives MQYRTLGRTGVQASALALGAMNFGRIGRTTQDEATAIVDAALEGGINVVDTADMYSDGVSEEMVGKAIAGRRDDIVLATKASMPMGEERNHQGASRRWLVTALDNSLRRLGVDHVDLYQIHRWDPRTSDEETLSALTDLQRAGKIRYFGSSTFPAHRIVQAQWAAREHRLSRYVTEQPSYSILQRGIEAHVLPVTEEYGMGVLVWSPLASGWLSGAVRAGREITTNRSAFMPDRFDTALPANRARLDAVERLAAVADEAGLTLIQLALGFVTAHPGVTSALVGPRTVDHLRAQLAAADTVLSPDVLDAIVAPGVDLAAHEKHDTPPALLDPSLRRR, from the coding sequence ATGCAGTACCGCACCTTGGGCCGCACCGGAGTGCAGGCCAGCGCCCTCGCGCTCGGCGCCATGAACTTCGGCAGGATCGGACGCACCACCCAGGACGAGGCCACCGCCATCGTCGACGCCGCCCTGGAGGGCGGGATCAATGTCGTCGACACCGCCGACATGTACAGCGACGGCGTGTCGGAGGAGATGGTCGGCAAGGCCATCGCCGGCCGCCGCGACGACATCGTGCTGGCCACGAAGGCGAGCATGCCGATGGGCGAGGAGCGCAACCACCAGGGCGCGTCGCGCCGCTGGCTGGTCACCGCGCTCGACAACAGCCTGCGCCGCCTCGGAGTCGACCACGTCGACCTCTACCAGATCCACCGCTGGGACCCGCGCACCAGCGACGAGGAGACCCTGTCGGCGCTGACCGATCTGCAACGAGCCGGAAAGATCCGCTACTTCGGCTCCTCGACCTTCCCCGCCCACCGCATCGTCCAGGCGCAGTGGGCCGCCCGCGAGCATCGTCTGAGCCGCTACGTCACCGAGCAGCCCAGCTACTCGATCCTGCAGCGCGGCATCGAGGCCCATGTGCTGCCCGTGACGGAGGAGTACGGAATGGGCGTGCTGGTCTGGAGCCCACTGGCCTCGGGCTGGCTGTCCGGCGCCGTCCGCGCGGGCCGGGAGATCACCACCAACCGCTCGGCGTTCATGCCGGACCGCTTCGACACCGCCCTCCCCGCCAACCGGGCCAGGCTCGACGCGGTCGAGCGGCTGGCCGCGGTCGCCGACGAGGCCGGCCTGACGCTGATCCAGCTCGCGCTCGGTTTCGTGACCGCGCACCCGGGCGTGACCAGCGCGCTCGTCGGCCCCCGCACGGTGGACCATCTGCGCGCGCAGCTCGCCGCCGCGGACACCGTGCTCTCCCCCGACGTCCTCGACGCGATCGTCGCGCCCGGGGTCGACCTGGCCGCGCACGAGAAGCACGACACTCCCCCCGCGCTCCTCGACCCGTCACTGCGGCGTCGCTGA
- a CDS encoding M20/M25/M40 family metallo-hydrolase, producing MSDTGTAEGVTGEDEVVDLCRELIRIDTSNYGDHSGPGEREAAEYVAGKLAEVGLEPRIIESHKGRASTVARIEGEDPSRPALLIHGHLDVVPANAADWTHHPFSGEIADGCVWGRGAVDMKDMDAMTLAVVRDRLRAGRKPPRDIVLAFLADEEAGGTWGARYLVDKHPDLFEGVTEGIGEVGGFSFTVNEQLRLYLVETAQKGMHWMRLTVDGTAGHGSMTNHDNAITELCEAVGRLGRHTWPVRVTKTVRSFLDELSDALGVELDPENMDETLARLGGIAKMIGATLRNSAAPTMLGAGYKVNVIPGQATAHVDGRFLPGHEEEFLADLDRLLGPRVRREDVHADKALETDFDGKLVGAMQSALSAEDPIARAVPYMLSGGTDAKSFDDLGIRCFGFAPLKLPPELDFAGMFHGVDERVPVDGLKFGVRVLDRFIDAS from the coding sequence GTGAGCGACACGGGCACGGCCGAAGGCGTCACCGGCGAGGACGAGGTCGTCGACCTCTGCCGCGAGCTGATCCGGATCGACACCAGCAACTACGGCGACCACTCGGGGCCGGGCGAGCGCGAGGCGGCCGAGTACGTCGCCGGCAAGCTCGCCGAGGTGGGCCTCGAACCGCGGATCATCGAGTCCCACAAGGGCCGGGCCTCCACGGTGGCCCGGATCGAGGGCGAGGACCCCTCCCGGCCCGCGCTGCTCATCCACGGTCACCTCGACGTCGTACCGGCCAACGCGGCCGACTGGACCCACCACCCCTTCTCCGGCGAGATCGCGGACGGGTGCGTGTGGGGCCGGGGCGCCGTCGACATGAAGGACATGGACGCGATGACCCTCGCGGTCGTCCGCGACCGGCTGCGCGCCGGACGCAAGCCCCCGCGCGACATCGTGCTCGCCTTCCTCGCCGACGAGGAGGCCGGCGGCACCTGGGGCGCGCGATACCTGGTCGACAAGCACCCCGACCTGTTCGAGGGCGTGACCGAGGGGATCGGCGAGGTCGGCGGGTTCTCCTTCACCGTCAACGAGCAGCTGCGCCTCTACCTCGTCGAGACCGCCCAGAAGGGCATGCACTGGATGCGGCTCACCGTGGACGGCACGGCCGGTCACGGCTCGATGACCAACCACGACAACGCGATCACCGAGCTGTGCGAGGCCGTCGGGCGGCTCGGCCGGCACACCTGGCCGGTGCGGGTCACCAAGACCGTGCGGTCCTTCCTCGACGAGCTCTCCGACGCGCTCGGCGTCGAACTCGACCCGGAGAACATGGACGAGACCCTCGCCAGGCTCGGCGGCATCGCCAAGATGATCGGCGCCACCCTGCGCAACTCGGCCGCGCCCACCATGCTCGGCGCGGGTTACAAGGTCAACGTCATTCCCGGCCAGGCCACCGCGCACGTCGACGGGCGGTTCCTGCCCGGCCACGAGGAGGAGTTCCTCGCCGACCTGGACCGGCTGCTCGGCCCGCGCGTGCGGCGCGAGGACGTGCACGCCGACAAGGCGCTGGAGACCGACTTCGACGGCAAGCTCGTCGGCGCCATGCAGAGCGCGCTCAGCGCCGAGGACCCGATCGCGCGGGCCGTGCCCTACATGCTCTCCGGCGGCACCGACGCCAAGTCCTTCGACGACCTCGGCATCCGCTGCTTCGGCTTCGCGCCGCTGAAGCTGCCGCCGGAGCTGGACTTCGCCGGGATGTTCCACGGCGTCGACGAACGCGTGCCCGTGGACGGGCTGAAGTTCGGCGTGCGGGTGCTCGACCGGTTCATCGATGCGTCCTGA
- the chpH gene encoding chaplin ChpH, which produces MIKKIVAAAAATGGLVLAGAGLAVADSGAQGAAVGSPGVVSGNVIQVPVHVPVNVCGNTISVIGLLNPAFGNTCINK; this is translated from the coding sequence ATGATCAAGAAGATCGTCGCCGCTGCGGCTGCCACCGGTGGCCTCGTTCTCGCGGGCGCGGGCCTCGCCGTCGCCGACTCCGGCGCCCAGGGTGCCGCCGTGGGTTCCCCGGGCGTCGTGTCCGGCAACGTGATTCAGGTTCCGGTGCACGTCCCCGTGAACGTCTGCGGCAACACGATCTCGGTGATCGGGCTGCTGAACCCCGCCTTCGGCAACACCTGCATCAACAAGTGA
- a CDS encoding M1 family metallopeptidase: MAVQQAAGPDPYFPANGDHRYRVHRYELALDYRPGPNRLAGTARINAIAGRAALAEFQLNLADFKVGRVRVEGRPAHYTHRGGRLRVRPGKAVRAGAAFTVEVHWSGNPKPVSSPWGGLGWEELLDGALVASQPVGAPSWYPCNDRPADKASYQISITTPSAYAVVAGGRLLTRTTKASTTTWVYEQPAPTSSYLVGLAIGKYQTVLLGDPGPGGVPQHGHIPAPLLPQFSRDFARQPAMMELFQELFGTYPFEEYAVVVTEEELDVPVEAQGLSLFGANHVDGARGWERLIAHELAHQWFGNSVSIADWRHIWLNEGFAKYAEWLWSERSGGPTAQTHAAAAHRSLSGQPQDLKLADPGRKSMFDDRLYQRGGLVVHAVRCALGDEAFFRMLRGWVATHRGGSVTTATFTAHAARYASEPLDGLFRAWLEEPALPPLPEQEVRIPARPSFPPTGV, translated from the coding sequence GTGGCGGTACAGCAGGCGGCGGGTCCGGACCCGTACTTTCCGGCCAACGGTGACCACCGGTACCGGGTGCACCGCTACGAACTCGCGCTGGACTACCGGCCGGGGCCCAACCGGCTGGCGGGGACGGCCCGGATCAACGCCATCGCCGGGCGGGCCGCGCTCGCCGAGTTCCAGCTCAATCTCGCCGACTTCAAGGTCGGGCGGGTGCGGGTGGAGGGCCGCCCGGCGCACTACACGCACCGGGGCGGCCGGCTGCGGGTGCGACCCGGCAAGGCGGTGCGGGCCGGGGCCGCGTTCACGGTGGAGGTGCACTGGTCGGGCAATCCCAAGCCGGTCAGCAGCCCCTGGGGCGGGCTCGGTTGGGAGGAGCTGCTCGACGGGGCGCTGGTGGCGAGCCAGCCGGTCGGGGCGCCGTCGTGGTACCCGTGCAACGACCGGCCGGCCGACAAGGCGTCGTACCAGATCTCGATCACCACGCCGTCGGCCTACGCGGTGGTCGCCGGTGGGCGACTGCTGACGCGAACGACGAAGGCCTCCACGACCACCTGGGTGTACGAGCAGCCGGCGCCGACGTCGAGCTATCTGGTGGGGCTGGCCATCGGGAAGTACCAGACGGTGCTGCTGGGCGACCCGGGTCCCGGCGGTGTGCCGCAGCACGGGCACATTCCGGCGCCTCTGCTGCCGCAGTTCTCGCGGGACTTCGCCCGGCAGCCCGCGATGATGGAGCTGTTCCAGGAGTTGTTCGGCACCTATCCGTTCGAGGAGTACGCCGTCGTCGTGACGGAGGAGGAGCTCGATGTGCCGGTCGAGGCACAGGGCTTGTCGCTCTTCGGCGCCAACCATGTGGACGGGGCCCGGGGTTGGGAGCGGCTGATCGCTCACGAGCTGGCGCATCAGTGGTTCGGCAACAGTGTGTCCATCGCGGACTGGCGGCACATCTGGCTGAACGAGGGGTTCGCGAAGTACGCCGAGTGGCTGTGGTCGGAGCGGTCCGGGGGGCCGACCGCGCAGACGCACGCGGCCGCCGCCCACCGGTCGCTGTCGGGGCAGCCGCAGGACCTGAAACTGGCCGATCCCGGGCGCAAGTCGATGTTCGACGACCGGCTGTACCAGCGGGGCGGGCTCGTGGTGCACGCCGTGCGGTGTGCGCTGGGCGACGAGGCCTTCTTCCGGATGCTGCGGGGATGGGTGGCGACGCACCGAGGTGGTTCCGTGACGACGGCGACCTTCACCGCGCATGCGGCGCGCTACGCGTCCGAGCCGCTGGACGGGCTGTTCCGGGCGTGGCTGGAGGAGCCCGCGCTGCCGCCGTTGCCCGAGCAGGAGGTGCGCATCCCGGCGCGGCCCTCCTTTCCGCCGACCGGCGTCTGA